From Laspinema palackyanum D2c, the proteins below share one genomic window:
- a CDS encoding DUF3122 domain-containing protein, which produces MWTRIKSILSKLLLLLSLVAFLILGESHLRAQPAWADIRQIEEAPGQLLYQSQHSLRDQAGYSWQVVLFKQVKEATVTGVNLRLVGFPGVADFSHPKPLEIKIETGEIFRAEDEFADQSPAPNVGQYDFKSVLLKLPMNQRTVLLLPIADNRTVSLQIPPSIILEWQTLAQN; this is translated from the coding sequence ATGTGGACTCGCATCAAATCCATCCTTTCTAAACTGCTGCTTCTCCTTTCCCTGGTAGCATTCCTGATTTTAGGAGAAAGTCACTTAAGAGCACAACCCGCTTGGGCGGACATCCGCCAAATCGAGGAAGCGCCCGGTCAACTTCTGTATCAATCGCAACATAGTTTACGAGACCAGGCCGGGTATTCTTGGCAAGTTGTACTCTTTAAACAAGTTAAAGAGGCAACCGTGACTGGAGTCAATCTCAGATTAGTAGGATTTCCCGGAGTGGCGGACTTTTCCCATCCCAAACCGCTGGAGATTAAAATAGAGACAGGGGAAATTTTCAGGGCAGAAGATGAGTTTGCGGACCAGTCTCCCGCCCCAAATGTGGGGCAGTACGATTTTAAATCCGTGCTGTTAAAACTGCCAATGAATCAGCGAACCGTACTCCTTTTACCGATCGCAGACAATCGAACGGTTTCATTGCAGATCCCACCTTCTATCATCCTCGAATGGCAAACCCTCGCCCAAAATTAA
- a CDS encoding radical SAM protein yields MNATQTFSSVYGPVSSWRYGRSLGIDPIGSISTCSFNCVYCQLGEIEQKTGDRAIYIPTQQILDELEAFAPWNVDVITLSGSGEPTLALNLREILQGIADCTHRPTLVLTNGTTLGDPEVRNALATADRVSLKLDAVSERRFQGVNRPINGINLADIWAGIQQFCQDYPGEIGIQTMLLSPWDAQTKAEYISRMRSLGVDEIQLNTPTRPKPVNRQLDGRGNHHPQESRPYPVQMLPCLHPEVLQNLAREIAEATGIAVRSAPA; encoded by the coding sequence ATGAACGCAACTCAAACTTTTTCCTCCGTCTATGGACCCGTCTCCTCTTGGCGGTATGGCCGATCGCTGGGGATTGACCCCATTGGCAGTATTTCGACTTGTTCCTTTAATTGTGTTTACTGCCAACTCGGAGAAATTGAGCAGAAAACTGGCGATCGGGCCATTTATATTCCAACCCAACAAATCCTTGATGAACTAGAAGCATTTGCACCTTGGAATGTGGATGTAATTACCCTCAGTGGCAGTGGAGAACCCACCTTAGCTTTGAATTTAAGGGAAATTTTGCAGGGAATCGCTGACTGCACCCATCGTCCCACATTAGTGCTCACCAATGGGACAACATTGGGAGATCCAGAAGTTCGGAACGCCTTGGCGACTGCGGACCGGGTTTCCCTTAAACTCGATGCGGTATCAGAACGCCGATTTCAAGGGGTAAATCGCCCCATTAATGGGATTAATTTGGCAGATATTTGGGCAGGAATTCAGCAGTTTTGTCAAGATTATCCCGGAGAAATTGGCATTCAAACTATGCTGTTGTCCCCGTGGGATGCTCAGACGAAAGCGGAATATATTTCCCGGATGCGATCGCTGGGGGTGGATGAAATTCAACTGAATACTCCCACCCGTCCCAAACCCGTAAACCGCCAATTAGATGGACGGGGAAATCATCACCCCCAGGAATCTCGACCCTATCCGGTGCAGATGTTGCCCTGTCTCCATCCCGAGGTTTTACAAAACTTGGCCCGGGAGATTGCTGAGGCGACGGGAATTGCGGTGCGATCTGCTCCGGCGTAA
- a CDS encoding trifunctional serine/threonine-protein kinase/ATP-binding protein/sensor histidine kinase, producing the protein MSLIPGYSQIQEIQSGLRTVIYRAYNKRTQQPVIIKILKAEFPQAQDIARFQHEYEMMSGLNISGIVQPYSLEKYQNGLALVVEDFGGHSLKIYREKQEIDLTEFLKIGIQLAATLAQLHHHQIVHKDIKPHNIIINPETGEVKIADFSIAVSGAKETQGMISVDAIEGTLAYMSPEQTGRMNRAIDYRTDLYSLGITFYELLTGELPFQAKNPLEWVHQHIAKKPISPDVRNPEIPAVLAEIVMKLIAKTPEDRYQSAWGVKVDLEICLHQLQTQGSIQSFGIALQDPTGKIASPRKIYGRDREIALLQSTFTRISQGPRETLLIAGHSGIGKSALVRELQPWIRQHNGYFISGKFDRYKQNIPYRALVSAFRELIRQQLTEPQDILEEFTETLHKALGTNGKIIADVIPEIELVLGEQPDVSDLSPTESQARFNRTFKAFVEVFTQAKHPLVLFLDDLQWADSASLKLIQILMTEPESKYLLLVGTYRSNEVDATHGLISTLNQMQNNGAVVNAIPLRGLELEDIQELLSDTLSLGGDRIAPLAQFIYNKTDGNPFFSIQLLQSLAQDNLLTFDFEQGEWQWEINRLQGTEITDDVIELTLTQIQKLPEPTQALLNLAACIGNRFDLNLLTWVSEGQTSDTIHQLNPALHEGLIVPASEPEIIPEIVQDVENLALLDGQAVETSYKFIHDRVQQAAYSLIPEAQKKIVHLKIGRVLLQNVPGVDLENKMFDLVEHLNVGYELMGDRQELCNLAQLNLATGQKAKAATAYEQALRYLNFGLQRLGERGWQEDYELTLNFFIAAIETEYLQGHFNRADELYDAAFANAKNLLDKVKLYELSIQINIAKNQPKLALITGLEVLRLLGVPLPTQDKAIRSYANQLFQELPQDSHQIEALANLPVMTDPHKIAAMRVLMTMTPAAHLISPALLPSVVFTMVKLSIEWGNSPLATYAYGIYAMLLCGMHLKIEAAHQFGQLSLRVLNQFNAPELKAKVNVLYNVFVKKYKFPTILSLQPLEDNIQIGLDTGDIEYGFYSALHQVNFMFFIGESLELINQKQQQYLEKMQKLQLEFHLSYIQIWRQMVLNLQGESPQPCELVGTSFNERETLGLWIEQNQMMLLFGAFFCKTFLCYLFQDYSLAVKSGQLAEKYGKQGAALPYWSEHNFYYSLSLLANCDRLDKRARQTTLRKVTEHQKQMQLWAKFSPTNFRHKYDLVEAEKARVKGQTLLAMEYYDRAIQGAKKYRYLQEEAIAYERAALFYSHLGRDEIAQTYLKKAHYSYGRWGATAKLKALEAKYPMGMLQATPLDECANFGQITSTSTTTSTSAHNRGLDLASALKASQAIASEIVLSKLIETLMTILLENAGAQTAFLILKHQGKLGLKATASVETPEVILHDYTPLTQDLILPLSAINYVIRTKQSLVLNDARYELTFSTDPYILKNQPKSILCTPILDRGQPIGLLYLENNSAKSAFTPERLEFLTVLSSQLAISLENSLLYANLTAASEELKRANEQLEEANQNLELRVQARTQQLKDKNQRLKHAMQELKQTQTQLIQTEKMSSLGQMIAGIAHEINNPVNFVYGNITHVAEYIQDLLHLIELYQEHAPETPEDIQEEIEAIELDFILSDLPKLLSSMKIGAERIRSIVLSLRNFSRLDESEMKQVDIHEGIESTLLILQHRLKGNPGHCTIEIIRNYGELPQVECFPGQLNQVLMNLLANAVDALECYRKEDAEGGLSEFQRNSEPSSRRSPTIQIDTTKISPNSVSIRITDNGPGIPKAVQKRLFDPFFTTKPVGSGTGLGLAICYQIIVEKHGGQIRCSSEPPDGAEFIVEIPIKQLLDRRVES; encoded by the coding sequence ATGAGCCTGATTCCAGGGTATTCCCAAATCCAGGAAATTCAATCCGGCCTGAGAACGGTCATTTACCGCGCCTATAATAAACGGACGCAACAACCCGTTATTATTAAAATCCTCAAAGCAGAATTTCCGCAAGCTCAAGATATTGCCCGATTTCAGCATGAATATGAAATGATGAGTGGCCTGAATATTTCAGGTATTGTCCAACCTTACAGCTTAGAAAAATATCAAAATGGTCTAGCCTTAGTTGTAGAGGATTTTGGGGGTCATTCCCTCAAAATCTATCGGGAAAAGCAGGAGATTGACCTCACCGAATTTTTAAAAATTGGGATTCAACTCGCGGCGACTTTAGCACAACTCCATCACCACCAGATTGTGCATAAAGATATTAAACCCCATAATATTATTATCAATCCGGAGACTGGGGAGGTGAAGATTGCCGATTTTAGTATTGCGGTTTCTGGGGCGAAAGAAACTCAAGGGATGATTTCTGTCGATGCGATTGAAGGGACTCTAGCTTATATGTCCCCAGAACAAACGGGGAGAATGAATCGGGCGATCGACTATCGCACGGATTTATATTCCTTAGGCATTACCTTTTATGAATTGCTGACGGGAGAGCTACCGTTTCAAGCGAAAAACCCGTTAGAATGGGTTCATCAACATATTGCTAAAAAGCCCATTTCTCCGGATGTTCGTAACCCGGAGATTCCTGCGGTTCTCGCGGAAATTGTGATGAAATTAATTGCAAAAACTCCCGAGGACCGCTATCAAAGTGCCTGGGGGGTGAAGGTTGATTTAGAAATTTGCCTGCACCAATTGCAAACCCAAGGCAGTATTCAGTCCTTTGGAATTGCCCTTCAGGATCCCACGGGGAAAATTGCCAGTCCCCGCAAAATTTACGGGCGCGATCGCGAAATTGCCCTTCTCCAGTCTACCTTCACTCGCATCAGTCAAGGTCCTCGGGAAACCCTCTTAATTGCCGGACATTCGGGCATTGGTAAATCCGCTTTAGTGCGAGAACTTCAGCCTTGGATCCGACAACATAACGGCTATTTTATCTCGGGTAAGTTCGATCGCTATAAACAAAATATTCCCTACCGGGCGCTAGTGAGTGCCTTTCGAGAATTAATTCGCCAACAGTTAACAGAACCCCAAGACATCCTGGAAGAGTTTACTGAAACCCTTCATAAAGCGTTAGGAACCAATGGCAAAATCATTGCTGATGTGATTCCGGAAATTGAACTGGTACTGGGTGAACAACCGGATGTTTCCGACCTATCTCCCACGGAATCTCAAGCGCGATTTAATCGAACTTTTAAAGCCTTTGTAGAAGTTTTTACTCAAGCGAAACATCCCCTAGTTTTATTTTTAGATGATTTGCAATGGGCGGATTCCGCTTCATTAAAATTAATTCAGATTCTGATGACTGAACCCGAGAGCAAATATCTACTCCTAGTGGGGACTTATCGCTCTAATGAAGTGGATGCTACTCATGGATTAATTTCGACCCTCAATCAAATGCAAAACAATGGGGCTGTGGTGAATGCTATCCCGTTGAGAGGATTGGAACTTGAGGATATCCAGGAACTCCTCAGCGATACTCTGAGCTTGGGGGGCGATCGCATTGCACCGCTGGCTCAATTTATTTACAATAAAACCGATGGAAATCCTTTCTTTTCTATTCAATTACTCCAGTCCTTAGCCCAGGATAATTTATTAACCTTTGATTTTGAACAGGGCGAGTGGCAGTGGGAGATTAATCGCCTCCAAGGGACCGAAATTACCGATGATGTCATCGAACTCACCCTCACCCAAATTCAGAAGCTACCAGAACCGACCCAAGCGCTTTTAAACTTAGCCGCCTGTATTGGCAATCGCTTCGATTTAAACCTCCTCACCTGGGTTAGTGAAGGACAAACATCGGACACGATTCATCAATTAAATCCCGCCCTCCACGAAGGGTTAATTGTTCCCGCTAGTGAACCCGAAATCATTCCTGAAATTGTCCAAGATGTAGAGAATTTGGCCTTACTCGATGGGCAAGCGGTAGAAACTTCCTACAAATTTATTCACGATCGCGTCCAACAAGCGGCTTATTCCCTGATTCCTGAAGCACAAAAGAAAATTGTTCATTTAAAAATTGGACGGGTGCTTTTACAAAATGTCCCGGGGGTGGACTTAGAAAACAAAATGTTCGATCTCGTTGAACATCTCAACGTGGGTTATGAACTCATGGGCGATCGTCAGGAACTCTGCAACTTAGCCCAACTCAATCTAGCCACAGGTCAAAAAGCAAAAGCCGCAACCGCTTATGAACAAGCTCTGAGATATTTGAATTTTGGCCTACAACGCCTGGGCGAACGCGGTTGGCAAGAAGACTATGAACTCACCTTAAACTTTTTCATTGCTGCTATAGAAACTGAATATTTGCAAGGGCATTTTAATCGAGCCGATGAACTTTATGATGCGGCTTTTGCAAATGCAAAAAATTTATTAGATAAAGTAAAACTCTATGAATTAAGTATTCAAATTAATATTGCTAAAAATCAGCCCAAATTAGCCTTAATAACTGGACTCGAAGTTTTAAGGCTGCTGGGAGTACCCCTACCCACTCAAGATAAAGCGATTCGCTCCTATGCTAATCAACTCTTCCAAGAACTCCCCCAAGATAGTCATCAAATTGAAGCCTTAGCCAACTTACCCGTAATGACTGATCCGCATAAAATCGCGGCCATGAGGGTACTGATGACCATGACCCCGGCGGCTCATCTGATCAGTCCGGCATTATTACCCTCCGTTGTTTTTACGATGGTGAAACTCTCAATTGAATGGGGCAACTCCCCCCTCGCCACTTATGCTTATGGCATTTATGCGATGTTGTTATGCGGGATGCATTTAAAAATTGAGGCCGCCCATCAATTTGGGCAATTATCTCTGCGGGTTCTCAATCAATTTAATGCTCCCGAATTAAAAGCCAAAGTCAATGTACTTTACAATGTTTTTGTTAAAAAATACAAATTTCCGACCATTTTATCGCTTCAGCCCCTAGAGGATAATATTCAAATAGGTCTGGATACGGGAGATATAGAATATGGTTTCTATAGCGCCCTTCATCAGGTCAATTTTATGTTTTTTATTGGGGAGTCCTTAGAGCTAATCAACCAGAAACAACAGCAGTATCTGGAGAAAATGCAGAAGCTTCAACTGGAATTTCATCTCTCTTATATTCAAATTTGGCGACAAATGGTCCTCAATTTGCAGGGAGAATCACCGCAACCCTGTGAGTTAGTGGGGACCAGCTTCAATGAAAGAGAAACCCTGGGGTTGTGGATTGAGCAAAATCAAATGATGTTACTGTTTGGGGCATTTTTTTGTAAAACATTTTTATGTTATTTATTCCAGGACTATTCCCTAGCGGTTAAATCGGGACAATTAGCAGAAAAGTATGGAAAACAAGGGGCGGCTTTACCCTATTGGTCGGAACATAATTTTTATTATTCTTTGTCCCTGTTGGCGAATTGCGATCGCCTTGATAAACGGGCCCGACAAACCACACTCCGGAAAGTCACCGAACACCAAAAACAGATGCAACTCTGGGCCAAATTTTCCCCTACAAATTTTCGCCATAAATATGACTTAGTAGAGGCGGAAAAAGCACGGGTGAAAGGGCAAACCCTGCTGGCAATGGAATATTATGACCGAGCCATTCAAGGGGCTAAAAAATATCGATATCTCCAGGAAGAAGCCATCGCCTACGAACGCGCCGCCCTCTTTTATTCTCACCTCGGGCGCGATGAAATCGCCCAAACCTATTTGAAAAAAGCCCATTATAGTTATGGACGTTGGGGTGCAACGGCTAAACTCAAAGCCCTAGAAGCAAAATATCCAATGGGGATGTTGCAAGCGACTCCCCTGGATGAATGTGCTAATTTCGGACAGATTACCAGTACCTCCACTACGACCAGTACCAGTGCTCATAATCGCGGCTTAGATTTAGCCAGCGCCCTCAAAGCATCCCAGGCGATCGCCTCAGAAATCGTTTTGTCCAAGCTCATTGAAACCTTGATGACTATTCTCCTGGAAAATGCCGGGGCTCAAACCGCTTTCCTCATCTTAAAACACCAGGGCAAACTCGGATTAAAAGCCACAGCTTCTGTAGAGACTCCCGAAGTCATCCTCCACGACTATACGCCACTCACCCAGGATTTAATCCTCCCATTATCTGCCATTAATTATGTAATCCGCACCAAACAAAGCCTCGTTTTAAATGATGCCCGCTATGAACTCACCTTTAGCACTGACCCCTATATTCTTAAAAATCAGCCTAAATCTATTTTATGTACTCCCATCCTCGATCGCGGACAACCGATCGGGCTACTTTATTTAGAAAATAATAGTGCCAAAAGCGCCTTTACCCCCGAACGCTTAGAATTTCTAACCGTCCTCTCTTCCCAACTGGCGATTTCCCTAGAAAATTCCCTGCTTTATGCCAATTTAACCGCCGCCAGCGAAGAATTAAAACGCGCCAATGAGCAACTAGAAGAAGCCAACCAAAACCTAGAACTAAGAGTCCAAGCGCGTACCCAACAACTCAAAGATAAAAATCAGCGCTTAAAACACGCAATGCAGGAACTCAAACAAACCCAGACTCAACTGATTCAAACTGAAAAAATGTCGAGTCTCGGCCAAATGATTGCGGGAATTGCTCACGAAATTAACAATCCCGTTAATTTTGTATATGGAAACATTACCCATGTCGCGGAATATATCCAAGATTTACTCCACTTAATCGAACTGTATCAAGAACACGCACCGGAAACCCCCGAAGATATTCAAGAAGAAATCGAGGCGATCGAACTTGATTTTATTTTGAGCGATTTGCCTAAACTGCTCTCTTCCATGAAAATTGGGGCTGAACGGATTCGCTCCATTGTCCTCTCCTTGCGGAATTTTTCGCGCCTGGATGAAAGCGAAATGAAACAAGTCGATATTCACGAAGGAATTGAGAGTACCCTGCTCATTTTGCAGCATCGCCTCAAAGGAAATCCGGGACATTGCACCATTGAAATCATCAGAAACTATGGGGAACTCCCCCAAGTCGAATGTTTTCCGGGACAGCTTAATCAAGTGTTGATGAATCTATTAGCTAATGCGGTTGATGCCTTAGAATGCTATCGAAAAGAGGATGCAGAGGGTGGATTATCTGAATTCCAGAGAAACTCTGAACCCAGTTCTCGCCGGTCCCCAACCATTCAGATTGATACGACAAAAATCAGTCCGAATTCGGTCTCAATTCGGATTACCGATAATGGACCGGGTATTCCCAAAGCGGTCCAAAAACGCTTGTTTGACCCCTTTTTCACCACGAAACCCGTGGGGAGTGGTACGGGGTTAGGGTTAGCCATTTGCTATCAAATTATTGTAGAAAAACATGGCGGTCAAATTCGCTGTAGTTCTGAACCCCCCGATGGCGCAGAATTTATCGTGGAAATTCCGATCAAGCAACTCTTAGATCGTCGTGTAGAGTCGTGA
- a CDS encoding NAD-dependent epimerase/dehydratase family protein produces the protein MYSNYYRPKKRIFITGASGCIGHYLTEALIQETDHELFLLVRNPEKLRLDLEARPGISIVQADMRQIDKYADLLKTMDTAILVATAWGGAQEVFDVNVHKTLRLLELLNPEVCEQVLYFSTASILDRNNELLKESGQMGTEYIRSKFDCLRRFTRLPIASRITTLYPTLVFGGDEEKPYSHVAAGMPEILKHINLIRFFKAEGSFHFIHARDIAKVVVHLVDNPPEPAGPFVLGNPAVTVDRAIEEICATLNKNIIFRIPLTGFLVDLFIKIFRIQMSSWDRFCLTYRHFTYKDPVSPATFGMTTEYGTLRDLVKTYNTVKLQRIEEIAQLPEDLSPADEGYSDERPHY, from the coding sequence GTGTATTCAAATTACTATAGACCCAAAAAGCGTATTTTCATCACCGGCGCGAGTGGCTGTATTGGTCACTACCTGACCGAGGCTCTCATTCAAGAAACTGACCATGAACTATTTCTGTTAGTCAGAAACCCGGAGAAACTCCGACTTGATTTAGAAGCTCGACCGGGTATTTCCATCGTCCAAGCGGATATGCGCCAGATTGATAAGTATGCCGATCTTCTCAAAACAATGGATACGGCGATTTTAGTCGCCACTGCCTGGGGAGGGGCACAGGAAGTTTTTGATGTTAATGTTCACAAAACCCTGCGACTGTTAGAGCTTTTAAACCCCGAGGTTTGTGAACAGGTTCTCTATTTTTCCACCGCCAGTATTCTAGATAGAAATAACGAGTTACTGAAAGAATCCGGACAAATGGGAACCGAGTACATCCGGTCTAAATTTGACTGTTTGCGCCGCTTCACTCGCTTGCCGATCGCCTCACGCATTACCACCTTATATCCCACCCTCGTCTTTGGGGGAGATGAAGAAAAACCCTACTCCCACGTTGCAGCGGGAATGCCAGAAATCCTTAAACATATTAATCTGATTCGCTTCTTTAAAGCCGAAGGCAGTTTTCACTTCATCCATGCTCGCGATATTGCCAAAGTCGTAGTTCATCTGGTAGACAATCCACCCGAACCTGCCGGACCTTTTGTACTAGGAAATCCAGCAGTCACCGTTGACCGCGCGATAGAAGAAATCTGCGCCACCCTGAATAAAAATATTATCTTCCGCATTCCCCTCACTGGGTTTCTCGTCGATCTATTTATCAAAATTTTTCGGATTCAGATGTCATCTTGGGACCGATTCTGTCTGACTTATCGCCACTTTACCTATAAGGACCCGGTGAGTCCCGCCACCTTTGGCATGACGACGGAATATGGGACCCTGCGAGATTTAGTCAAGACTTACAACACAGTGAAGTTGCAAAGAATTGAAGAAATCGCGCAGTTACCAGAGGACCTCTCTCCTGCTGATGAAGGATATTCCGATGAGAGACCCCATTATTAA
- the hemE gene encoding uroporphyrinogen decarboxylase, translating to MAGSSPVPYLLRAARGEKLDRPPVWMMRQAGRYMKVYRDLRDKYPSFRERSENPEIAIEISLQPWRAFQPDGVILFSDILTPLPGIGIPFDIIESRGPIIDPPIRTQEQIDKLYPLEPEETMPFIRPILETLRKEVGTASTVLGFVGAPWTLAAYAIEGKSSKDYTVIKGMAFREPAMLHSFLAKIADAIARYACYQIDCGAQVIQMFDSWAGQLSPQDYETFAMPYQKRVVDQVKAAHPETPMILYINGSSGILERMAMSGVDIVSVDWTVDMAEARKRLGAKMGVQGNIDPCALFGSQDFIRDRILDTIRKAGNQGHILNLGHGVLQGTPEENVAFFFETAKQADKLLAVHS from the coding sequence ATGGCTGGTTCTAGCCCAGTTCCTTATCTACTAAGAGCAGCGCGTGGGGAAAAATTAGATCGTCCCCCGGTTTGGATGATGCGCCAAGCGGGGCGCTATATGAAGGTTTATCGAGATCTGCGCGATAAATACCCCTCGTTTCGGGAACGTTCGGAAAATCCGGAGATTGCGATCGAAATCTCTCTGCAACCCTGGCGGGCGTTTCAACCGGATGGGGTGATTCTGTTCTCGGATATCCTGACTCCCCTGCCGGGAATTGGCATTCCTTTCGATATTATCGAAAGTCGGGGACCGATTATTGACCCCCCGATTCGGACTCAGGAACAGATTGATAAGCTGTATCCCCTGGAACCCGAGGAGACGATGCCGTTTATTCGTCCGATTCTGGAGACGTTACGCAAGGAAGTGGGGACGGCATCCACGGTGTTGGGGTTTGTGGGTGCGCCCTGGACTCTGGCGGCTTATGCGATCGAGGGTAAGTCTTCTAAAGACTATACCGTGATTAAGGGCATGGCCTTTAGAGAACCGGCGATGTTGCATTCGTTTTTGGCAAAAATTGCCGATGCGATCGCCCGTTATGCCTGCTATCAAATCGATTGCGGTGCTCAGGTGATCCAAATGTTTGACTCCTGGGCGGGGCAACTGAGTCCCCAAGATTACGAAACCTTTGCCATGCCTTATCAAAAACGGGTGGTGGATCAGGTGAAGGCAGCACACCCGGAAACCCCGATGATTCTGTACATTAATGGCAGTTCGGGCATTCTGGAACGGATGGCGATGTCGGGCGTCGATATCGTGAGCGTAGATTGGACCGTAGATATGGCTGAGGCGCGCAAGCGACTGGGTGCCAAGATGGGTGTGCAAGGGAATATTGACCCCTGTGCCTTATTTGGGTCCCAGGATTTCATCCGCGATCGCATCCTAGATACGATTCGCAAAGCGGGAAATCAAGGTCATATCTTGAATCTGGGTCATGGTGTTTTACAAGGCACCCCCGAGGAAAATGTGGCGTTCTTCTTTGAAACGGCAAAGCAGGCGGATAAATTACTAGCAGTTCATAGCTAG
- a CDS encoding calcium-binding protein, translating into MVGGGESDGSLPWETGAIGEDGNPCGEMNLPESPKFLTVGGDNRTETMVIGREDGDLLIGGYGNEGVFGSGGDDQLYGEEGDDHLYGGDGNDTIRGGIGSKQENTPGDADRLEGGTGIDELHGNQGKDTIFAGEGDDSVYGGKDEDLIWGDRGSDILYGNKGNDTIFGGSWTESALSSDAGDILYGNEGDDYLSGNEGDDTLYGGQGNDIAWGGADDDLIYGDRGSDTLIGDAGNDTIYGGPSDPSLADQEGGDYISGGSGDDFINGNQGDDIIGGGDGDDTLHGGKGNDFLTGGSGNDLLSGDQGDDILCGGDGDDTLIGGSGSDRFILGNGQGTKAIADFESGIDQLTLARHLTWGQLSIQSQGGVTTISSGGKMLAILQGVTHLSAQDFGLTGV; encoded by the coding sequence ATGGTTGGGGGAGGTGAAAGTGATGGATCGCTGCCTTGGGAAACTGGCGCAATTGGCGAAGACGGGAACCCTTGCGGGGAGATGAATCTTCCTGAGTCACCCAAATTCTTGACAGTGGGGGGGGATAACCGAACGGAGACGATGGTGATTGGCAGGGAGGATGGGGATCTGCTAATCGGGGGTTATGGGAATGAGGGGGTGTTTGGTAGCGGTGGGGATGATCAATTGTATGGCGAAGAGGGGGATGATCATCTGTACGGAGGGGATGGCAATGATACGATACGCGGGGGGATAGGAAGCAAACAGGAAAATACCCCGGGAGATGCCGATCGCCTAGAAGGTGGCACAGGCATTGACGAACTCCACGGCAACCAAGGGAAGGATACTATCTTTGCTGGTGAAGGGGATGATAGTGTATATGGTGGCAAAGATGAGGATTTAATCTGGGGCGATCGCGGCAGTGATATCCTCTACGGAAACAAAGGCAATGATACCATCTTTGGCGGTAGCTGGACTGAATCGGCATTATCAAGCGATGCTGGAGATATCCTCTATGGCAATGAAGGGGATGACTACCTCAGCGGCAATGAAGGGGATGATACCCTCTACGGTGGACAGGGTAATGATATCGCCTGGGGAGGCGCAGATGACGATCTAATTTATGGCGATCGAGGGAGTGATACCCTCATCGGCGATGCAGGCAATGATACCATCTACGGAGGTCCATCAGACCCTTCCCTGGCGGATCAAGAGGGAGGCGACTACATCAGTGGTGGATCGGGAGATGACTTCATCAACGGCAACCAGGGTGATGATATCATCGGTGGCGGAGACGGAGACGACACCCTCCACGGTGGAAAGGGGAATGATTTTCTAACCGGAGGTAGCGGTAACGATCTCCTGAGTGGCGATCAGGGTGATGATATCCTCTGTGGTGGGGATGGAGATGACACCCTAATCGGAGGTAGCGGCAGCGATCGCTTTATACTTGGGAATGGACAAGGAACGAAGGCGATCGCCGATTTTGAATCCGGCATTGATCAACTCACTTTAGCCCGTCATCTAACCTGGGGTCAACTCTCCATCCAGTCCCAAGGGGGAGTCACCACCATCAGCAGTGGCGGGAAAATGCTTGCCATCCTCCAAGGTGTCACCCACCTCAGTGCCCAAGATTTTGGCCTAACTGGAGTGTAG